TCCGCGCGATTCCCTTACGAAGTGAAGCCTTGTCGTGCCCTTCGTTTCTGATGATGCTGGCCTATCAGGTTCTTAGCGTCATTCCGGCAGATGAACGTTTTTCTTTGTCTCTCGATCAAGCGTTCACTTGTCTCAGGCTCAAGTGCCCCCGCTGTAAcctcctcgcacatgcgcagtctTGTTTTCAGTTTCGTGTGTTCGCTTTGCCCCCCTACTGGCGCTATCTGTCTGTCGTGTGTGAGAACTAGAGGgagcatgagagagagagagagcgagcgagcgagaagGGAGCGAGTACGCGCAGGACTGtcgggggttcgaaccccccgcCCGGCGACCACCCAGTGCGGTGTTGTGTTGGTCGTTGCAGCCGGCCCAAGCCCAACGTGGTGAACGACGTGAAGGAGAAGCTCCTTCAGGTGCTGCTGGCTCAGTCGCACTCGCTGCTGCTGAGTTCTGGCTGCCCCATCGATCAGGTACGTATATGCGCACATATGTCCTGTAATATATGCGCCTTACGCCTTGCACTTCCATCTTGAATGACCTGCTTGCACGAACCTCCCCCTGTAATGCTACCCTAGCTGTTAGTGCCGCATGTCCTGCTGCGATTTGTTGCCAGATGACTGCTCGAAGGGCGCCCTGTGCTTTGCCGTTTACAAGAAAAGACGAAAGCCATGGAACTGTCAGCGTCAATGGCCAGGTCGGCTCGTAGCAACGCTTTTAACGACCTCGTGctggccttatatatatatatatatatatatatatatatatatatatatatatatatatatatatatatatatatatatatatatatataatatagtctTCTTCCTCATGGGCTTCGCTTGCTGTTTTAACCAAAAAATATGCATCTTTATGATACAATCGTCTGctaaaccatgttttttttttttttttcgaataatgTCCGTTCACACTAGTTCCTTCTGTTTTCGCGGTTGCCGTCCGTACGCAGTGGCGTAAACCGAAGGCCTCGCGCGTGAGTGGAAGTTTGGCCACAGAAACCGAAGTGTGCGTGTGATTGCACCAGTGTCCGTGAATAAAACTTCGTGTATACATTGCGCTTATACATGGCGCTCGCTTGTTTTGAATGTCATTTTCTTTTGTTGCCCTCCCCTCCCCGCCGTCCCTGGCATGCCACACgatgcccctccccctcctcgGCACAGACTACGCTGGCGGCTCTCAGCAAGGGGAAGGCCGAGTGGGAAATCTCCGAGGACACGCGCAAGAAGTTCGACCAGTGGTACCTGCACCAGGTGTTCCAGCACTGTCGCCAGGTGGCACTTCTGCAGCACCAGCTCCAGCAGCAGcacctgcagcagcagcagcagaagcacgTCTCCGCGGCCGTGCCGCCGCCTCCCCGGCTTCTGCAGCTGAGCCTGTCTCAGCCGCCTCTGCAAACGCCGCAGCCCCcgccgtcttcttcctcttcttcgtccaTCGCTGCGCAACCCGTTAGCCTAATCACCACGCCGCCGCCTGCCGGAGCACTGCCAGGGATACAGCAGTCGCAGCAACCGCAGCAGACCCAGCACCCGGTGTGCCTACAGCAATCCCTGACCTCCGGTGGTGGCGGTAGCTGTTCCTCGTCGCGGACGCGCATCCGCACATCCTTCGACCCGGAGCTCGAGTTGCCCAAGCTGCACCGTTGGTTCGCGGAGAACCAGCACCCGTCGAGGCTCACCATCCAGCAGTACGTGCGCGAGCTTAACTCGCTGGACTCGCGGCGCGGACGCAAGCCCCTCGACGTGAACAACGTTGTGTACTGGTTCAAGAACGCGCGGGCGGCGCACAAGCGGGCCGAGCTCAAGCTCTTCTCCGGCGTCTCTTCCGGCTCGCTGGGCGGCGCCCTGGGCGACGGCGGCCCGGCGTCTTCGGCGCTGAGCAACGGCTTCCTGCCTCCGCTGCGAAGCCCCGCCTGGGACTGCGGAATGGACTCGACGCAGGACTCGGACGACGGTTTCCGCCAGCACAGGAACAGCAATGGATTCTCCTCGTCCGCCGCCGCGGCGCTCGGCGGAGCCGCCGGAGCGGCGGCTGCCGCCATGATGATGCAGGAGGACTCGTTCGAAGACGATGACGACTCGCCGCCACCGAGCCCCGAGGCGACGCTGGACCTCTCGGTGCGCGGCCGCAACGGGGACCTGGTAAAGGAGGAGCCCCGGGACTCGCAAGGGAGCAGCGACATGGAAGAGGACGAAGGCGGCGGGGGCGGCGGCATTGCGGGCGGTGGCGGCGACGATACTCCCCAGGACAGCGACGACGACGAAACGCGGTGCCAGAGTGGCGCGACGACAGCGTCCTCGGGGGCGACGTCCGGGTCGTGCGTGGCGGCTCGCGTCGACTCTCCGGGCGGGCTCCGCGACGAGCGGCGCAAGAGAAACCGGACCTTCATCGACCCGGTGACCGAAGTGCCGCGCCTCGAGCGATGGTTCGCGCTCAACACGCACCCGTCGCACGCGCAGATCGTGCGCCACACGGACGAGCTGAACAGTGCGCCGTACCGGAAGCGGTTCCCGCGGCTCGAGCCCCGCAACGTGCAGTTCTGGTTCAAGAACCGCCGGGCCAAGTGCAAGCGGCTCGCCACCGCGCAGCCACAGCGGCCTTCCTCCGCGTCGCCGGGCCCCAAGTCGGCGGCGGGCGGAGGGTCCGGCGGTTGTGGGGGCGATATCGCTGCTTCTTCGGCGAGTGCGGCGAGCTCGCCCCGGGACGTGGGTGTCCGGTCGCCGCCGCCACAGCAGGCGAGCGGCCAGTGACGCCGCAGGTCGCCGGCCGTGCTCGCCGCCGTGCGGGAGGACTCCTAGTCAGACTGCGGCTGGCCCCGCCCCCCACCCCTCTACGCCGCGCGCGCAGTTAACGCTCACCGTGCttgctcgctctctctctctctcgccagtTCTGTCTCACCCTCTCTCTCACGCTCGATCGTTAGATAGCCCAGCGGCTACCCGAGGTGTGGTACGGGGTGGTGCTTAGGGCCACTTGCAATCAAGCCTTTTACCCAACGTGACAAGGTCGCGCCGGAAGGTCCTTTTGACCTATGGTCCATTGTATGGCATTACTACGAGGGGTGTATTCACACTAGAGTTGTTGGTCCCCGTGAACCTTTACGCAAAACTTTCAAAGTTCCTTCGTGATGGCTCACGTGAGAACTGTCCACGATTTTAATGTATGGTGTAGTGGCATTTGACTTTAGGCACCTGGGCATGCAAAGTCAGGCACTTTATTTAATCTAATTCGTCACTTGTAGCAGGGCATGCAAAAATCGTCTCAACAAGTATTCTCCGTGAGAGATGACAGTGCCACAAAATCCTAGCTTTGCTGGCCTGTAACTTTTCTTTTCTCTGATTTGTTTGAATCACAGAGATTGAAATAGATGCCTGGAAACTGCTCATGCCAGCATGCCTCTTGCTATGCTTCCACACATCAGCTGTAAATACACCTTTGCTGTTTCCTCATTTGCATTATGTTAGTTTTTATTTACATTTAGTATATACCGGTGGAGTATATGCATACACTGGCTATCCAAGCGTGAGAAGTTTCACTTGTACATTTCTGCCTGAGCCTGCTGCAATTTGCATCCATTATTTAACCGTGAAATCGCCCACTTTTcattcatctttctttttttttttttttttgtagctctcAGTTTTGAACTTCAGAGCGTGGTATAAGAGGGAGAAAAAGGGACTGACACCAAATGAAACCTGATTCTCCAAAaagttataaacatttattttgtAGTAAGACGCTGTTTATTTGTTCATGGCCTTTTTGGCACTACGATTGCGGGGCAGAGGTAGGAAAGAGACGTTTTAAATTTCAGAATACTAGTGATCTTGGCATTAGACACGTCTTTTGATTGTCACCAACACTGATGCCAATTTTACATGGCTAGTGTTGTTTGCAAATGTTAGTAGTGCTAACAGTCACTGACGTGCGGTTCGATTTTCATTTCATGGCGACAAAGTTCTGGCTCAAATAATTAAAAGTACATTTTTGACTTACCTGCCATTCTTGCTTTGCAACATCCTGTGGGACTATTAATACGCATAAAATGCTCATATCTTAAGATGGCATTGTTCAACATAACTAATCATCAGCACATCTGATTttaccattgaaaaaaaaaagagtataacATCATTCCACATTACTCAGTAGCATTACGCCGCCGTCTTTGTCATTGTGCATTCAAATTGTATCCTCAACAACTCCATCATGACTCCCTCGTTTTGCCCAGTAATGCTTAAAAGGCACACTTGGATCTTGCGTAGGTTTCATTCGTATGGCAGTCGAGGGGAACTAGAATCAAAAGTATTTCGTCTGTTCAGTGTTTCACCGATCCTCGATTTTTCTTATCGTAAGCAGCAGCAATAAGCCTCATCTCCTCTGCAAGTGTGTGCATTTCGAGACCACTCAGTTGTCCTTTGACGAAAACTCCGTGATGAAATCTATGCAATTCAACGAAGGGCTCTCTGATTTGGTCGTTGGGCCATTCCAAGGAGGTCTAGAGACGTGTTGACATCTCATGCAATAATTCATAATGCTGATATGAACAAACTGTAAACATTTTAAAGGACTGCAGGCTACTATTCCTTCTATCGGGCGGTCAGGCCAGCCAATGTCTAGGAGTGGCCCCTCCCCTCCCACCCCGCTCCTTTTAATGCCGTTTTATGACATGTAGATTTTAACATAAAGATCGGCGAGTTATTATAGCCTTTTGTTGTGGTTTTTAGTACTGACAGCCCACAGTTGCATGACTGCTGCATTCGTTGCAGGTG
This window of the Rhipicephalus sanguineus isolate Rsan-2018 chromosome 2, BIME_Rsan_1.4, whole genome shotgun sequence genome carries:
- the LOC119383556 gene encoding uncharacterized protein LOC119383556 isoform X2, giving the protein MDFQSAMETFAEAWVAANTQTPLTEAAEAQSLAGVPPSVGVAPPPTGGGTATSAGGGASGVGGQPGAPRAPSSPPPLSLAAQGSPEEQDRSSSSCEAPAPTRPPPNVLAGKTLPVHCVVERVPSPQTDSQQPSVEVDSYAIVPSAALFADLVRTALTKLGYSPSEAICAKGVVQIKNWKPLAFDQITELPEATVGDMLSDLVQVATLRIRLYSRPKPNVVNDVKEKLLQVLLAQSHSLLLSSGCPIDQTTLAALSKGKAEWEISEDTRKKFDQWYLHQVFQHCRQVALLQHQLQQQHLQQQQQKHVSAAVPPPPRLLQLSLSQPPLQTPQPPPSSSSSSSIAAQPVSLITTPPPAGALPGIQQSQQPQQTQHPVCLQQSLTSGGGGSCSSSRTRIRTSFDPELELPKLHRWFAENQHPSRLTIQQYVRELNSLDSRRGRKPLDVNNVVYWFKNARAAHKRAELKLFSGVSSGSLGGALGDGGPASSALSNGFLPPLRSPAWDCGMDSTQDSDDGFRQHRNSNGFSSSAAAALGGAAGAAAAAMMMQEDSFEDDDDSPPPSPEATLDLSVRGRNGDLVKEEPRDSQGSSDMEEDEGGGGGGIAGGGGDDTPQDSDDDETRCQSGATTASSGATSGSCVAARVDSPGGLRDERRKRNRTFIDPVTEVPRLERWFALNTHPSHAQIVRHTDELNSAPYRKRFPRLEPRNVQFWFKNRRAKCKRLATAQPQRPSSASPGPKSAAGGGSGGCGGDIAASSASAASSPRDVGVRSPPPQQASGQ
- the LOC119383556 gene encoding uncharacterized protein LOC119383556 isoform X1 — its product is MDFQSAMETFAEAWVAANTQTPLTEAAEAQSLAGVPPSVGVAPPPTGGGTATSAGGGASGVGGQPGAPRAPSSPPPLSLAAQGSPEEQDRSSSSCEAPAPTRPPPNVLADVVRNELREEPTYLMQVDWGKTLPVHCVVERVPSPQTDSQQPSVEVDSYAIVPSAALFADLVRTALTKLGYSPSEAICAKGVVQIKNWKPLAFDQITELPEATVGDMLSDLVQVATLRIRLYSRPKPNVVNDVKEKLLQVLLAQSHSLLLSSGCPIDQTTLAALSKGKAEWEISEDTRKKFDQWYLHQVFQHCRQVALLQHQLQQQHLQQQQQKHVSAAVPPPPRLLQLSLSQPPLQTPQPPPSSSSSSSIAAQPVSLITTPPPAGALPGIQQSQQPQQTQHPVCLQQSLTSGGGGSCSSSRTRIRTSFDPELELPKLHRWFAENQHPSRLTIQQYVRELNSLDSRRGRKPLDVNNVVYWFKNARAAHKRAELKLFSGVSSGSLGGALGDGGPASSALSNGFLPPLRSPAWDCGMDSTQDSDDGFRQHRNSNGFSSSAAAALGGAAGAAAAAMMMQEDSFEDDDDSPPPSPEATLDLSVRGRNGDLVKEEPRDSQGSSDMEEDEGGGGGGIAGGGGDDTPQDSDDDETRCQSGATTASSGATSGSCVAARVDSPGGLRDERRKRNRTFIDPVTEVPRLERWFALNTHPSHAQIVRHTDELNSAPYRKRFPRLEPRNVQFWFKNRRAKCKRLATAQPQRPSSASPGPKSAAGGGSGGCGGDIAASSASAASSPRDVGVRSPPPQQASGQ